The following proteins are co-located in the Perca fluviatilis chromosome 22, GENO_Pfluv_1.0, whole genome shotgun sequence genome:
- the riok3 gene encoding serine/threonine-protein kinase RIO3: MDQSGITAVTPKSPWGSVAPVPPTCSLADVMSEQLAKQLEEENSHFPTLTDPGADLLLSDEVSETTSDLMLAQMLQMQFDREFDDQLRREEKKFNGDSKVSISFENYRMVHPYEDSDSSEDEVDWQDTRHDPYRAEKPQTTPRRGFTGKGKNITTKHDEVTCGRKNTARMDNFAPEVHVGDGLGMDLKLSNQVFNSLKQHCYSEQRRSARLHDKKEHSTAEQAVDPRTRLLMYKMVNAGVLENINGCISTGKESVVFHANGGSLEEQPVPDEVVLKVFKTTLNEFKNRDRYIKDDYRFIDRFSKLNPRKIIRLWAEKEMHNLSRMKKAEIPCPEVVLLKKHILVMSFIGEDHVPAPKLKDVTLSSEDMKSAFYQALNLMQQLYQECNLVHADLSEYNMLWHKGKVWLIDVSQSIEPTHPHALEFLFRDCRNVSTFFQKRGVIEAMSVYELFNAVSGLNIPIGEEDEAEFIAEIVALEKRNEDHVQRRGKKTFPVASRDGDPPLIPDADD; this comes from the exons AGCCCGTGGGGCTCGGTGGCCCCGGTGCCTCCGACCTGCTCTCTGGCTGATGTGATGAGCGAACAGCTGGCCaaacagctggaggaggagaacaGCCACTTCCCTACTCTCACCGA tccCGGAGCAGATCTCTTGCTGTCAGACGAAGTCTCCGAGACGACCAGCGACCTGATGCTCGCCCAGATGCTCCAGATGCAGTTTGACCGCGAGTTTGACGATCAGCTCCGCCGGGAGGAGAAGAAGTTCAACGGAGACAGCAAAG TGTCCATCTCCTTTGAGAACTACCGTATGGTCCATCCGTACGAAGACAGCGACAGCTCCGAGGACGAGGTGGACTGGCAGGACACGAGACACGACCCCTACAGAGCTG AGAAGCCCCAGACTACGCCCAGGAGAGGCTTCACCGGGAAAGGCAAGAACATCACCACCAAACACGACGAGGTGACCTGCGGACGCAAGAACACGGCGCGCATGGACAAC TTTGCTCCGGAGGTGCACGTGGGAGACGGGTTGGGGATGGACCTGAAGCTGTCCAACCAGGTGTTTAACTCCCTGAAGCAGCATTGCTACAGCGAGCAGAGACGTAGCGCCCGGCTACACGACAAGAAGGAGCACTCCACCGCC GAACAAGCCGTGGACCCTCGCACTCGTCTGCTGATGTACAAAATGGTGAACGCCGGCGTTCTGGAGAACATTAACGGCTGCatcagcaccgggaaagagtcGGTGGTCTTCCACGCTAACGGAGGGAG CCTGGAGGAGCAGCCTGTCCCGGACGAAGTGGTGCTGAAGGTCTTCAAGACGACGCTCAACGAGTTCAAGAACCGCGACCGCTACATCAAAGACGACTATCGCTTCATCGATCGCTTCAGCAAACTGAACCCTCGCAAAATAATCCGTCTGTGGGCCGAGAAGGAGATGCACAACCTGAGCAG gatgAAGAAGGCTGAGATTCCCTGTCCGGAGGTGGTGCTGCTGAAGAAACACATCCTGGTGATGTCGTTCATCGGCGAAGACCACGTTCCTGCTCCCAAACTCAAAGACGTCACGCTGAGCTCCGAGGACATGAAGAGCGCCTTCTACCAGGCCCTAAAT ctgATGCAGCAGTTGTATCAGGAGTGTAATCTGGTTCATGCCGATCTCAGCGAATACAACATGCTGTGGCACAAAGGAAAG gtGTGGTTGATTGACGTGAGTCAGTCCATCGAGCCCACCCATCCTCACGCCTTGGAGTTCCTCTTCAGAGACTGCAGGAACGTTTCCACG TTCTTCCAGAAGAGAGGAGTGATCGAGGCGATGAGTGTGTACGAGCTTTTCAACGCTGTGAGCGGACTGAACATCCCCATTGGTGAAGAGGATGAGGCCGAGTTTATTGCtgag ATTGTGGCGTTGGAGAAGAGGAACGAGGACCACGTGCAGCGCCGTGGAAAGAAAACCTTCCCGGTAGCCTCCCGAGACGGAGACCCTCCTTTAATACCCGACGCCGATGACTAA